In Burkholderiales bacterium, the following proteins share a genomic window:
- a CDS encoding type II secretion system F family protein, translating into MPAFHYYAMDRDGHRIRGRMDATNEADLEQRLKRMGLDLIVSRVETVSGPWLSRPVSRQDLINFCFHLEQIQASGIPLLDGLTDLASTLDNPRFRDIVTALAEDVAAGRMLSEAMAQHPRVFDSLFVSLIRAGEQTGNLPEILASLAATLKWQDELIAQTRRLLIYPTAVLIVVGLVVLFLVLYLVPELSNLLRTLRQELPWQTRALIAVSDVIGRWWPVFFVLPPVAAVIFLLAVRRFPGARLMWDYVKLHLPVTGPVLQKIILARFANFFGLLYRSGITVLDALASCEGIVANRHVADGLRRAAQQISAGESLTESFRNTGLFPSLVLRMIRIGETTGSLDEALMNVTYFYNRDVRESVERALKLLEPALTIFLGLVLAAILFAVLTPIYDILGSMPL; encoded by the coding sequence ATGCCTGCCTTCCACTACTACGCCATGGACCGCGATGGCCACCGCATCCGCGGTCGCATGGATGCCACCAACGAGGCCGATCTGGAACAGCGGCTCAAGCGCATGGGCCTCGACCTCATCGTCAGCCGCGTGGAAACCGTGAGCGGGCCTTGGCTGTCGCGGCCGGTCTCCCGCCAGGACCTGATCAATTTCTGCTTCCACCTGGAGCAGATCCAGGCCAGCGGCATTCCCCTTCTCGATGGCCTCACCGATCTCGCCAGCACCCTGGACAATCCCCGTTTCCGCGACATCGTCACCGCGCTGGCCGAGGACGTGGCCGCCGGCCGCATGCTGTCGGAGGCCATGGCCCAGCACCCGCGCGTGTTCGATTCCCTCTTCGTGAGCCTCATCCGCGCCGGGGAGCAGACCGGCAACCTGCCGGAGATTCTTGCCAGCCTCGCCGCCACCCTGAAGTGGCAGGACGAGCTCATCGCCCAGACCCGCCGACTCCTCATCTATCCCACGGCGGTGCTCATCGTCGTCGGTCTGGTGGTGCTGTTTCTCGTGCTCTATCTGGTTCCCGAGCTCAGCAACCTGCTGCGCACCCTGCGTCAGGAGCTGCCCTGGCAGACCCGCGCCCTCATCGCCGTGTCCGATGTCATCGGCCGCTGGTGGCCGGTCTTCTTCGTTCTCCCCCCCGTTGCCGCCGTGATTTTTCTCCTCGCCGTGAGGCGCTTCCCGGGGGCACGGCTGATGTGGGACTACGTGAAACTGCATCTGCCCGTCACCGGGCCGGTGTTGCAGAAAATCATCCTCGCCCGTTTCGCCAATTTTTTCGGCCTGCTCTACCGCTCCGGCATCACCGTGCTCGACGCCCTGGCAAGCTGCGAAGGGATCGTTGCCAACCGCCACGTGGCGGATGGCCTGCGCCGTGCCGCTCAGCAGATCAGCGCCGGCGAGAGTCTCACCGAAAGTTTCCGCAACACCGGCCTTTTTCCCTCCCTGGTGCTGCGTATGATTCGCATCGGGGAGACCACCGGCTCCCTGGATGAGGCGCTGATGAACGTCACCTATTTCTACAACCGGGACGTGCGCGAATCGGTGGAGCGGGCCTTGAAGCTCCTCGAGCCGGCATTGACGATATTCCTGGGCCTGGTGCTTGCTGCCATCCTCTTTGCCGTCCTCACGCCCATCTACGATATTCTGGGCAGCATGCCCCTGTGA
- a CDS encoding class II fructose-bisphosphate aldolase: MLIHMRDLLQYARSRRFAVGGYDIVSLEFLEAIIAACERDAAPAILSLAESHFHHYDFATLMPAVVAAARRARVPLAIHLDHGLSRASVIEAIRHGVNGVMIDGSHLPYGENVALTRDIVELAHGCGIPVEAELGYVPGVEGEDAALHPGELNMTEPEEAARFVAETGCDCLAVSVGTVHGRMRGTPALDFGRLAAIRDAVAVPLVIHGGTGLLDDQYRCLVEAGMTKLNYYTALSDAAADCIRANAGVAGAGYPQLLAGVREAIAREVSRMNALLGATGRAQEVAAACRPWREVLHSIGFNLPAEMPPEAREALLRQGVKTLSAIPGVRAVEAGVALRGDARYHYCWSIRFSAPEVVESYARHPAHCDYADRFFRPAATDRLTIDYRLDHHD, translated from the coding sequence ATGCTCATCCACATGCGCGACCTGTTGCAATATGCGCGAAGCCGGCGCTTCGCCGTGGGCGGCTATGACATCGTCAGCCTGGAGTTTCTCGAGGCCATCATCGCCGCCTGCGAGCGGGATGCGGCGCCGGCCATCCTCAGTCTTGCTGAGTCCCATTTCCACCACTACGACTTTGCCACCCTGATGCCGGCCGTGGTGGCGGCCGCGCGTCGCGCCCGGGTGCCCCTTGCCATCCACCTCGACCACGGCCTGAGTCGCGCCAGCGTCATCGAGGCCATCCGTCACGGGGTCAACGGCGTGATGATCGACGGCTCCCATCTGCCCTATGGGGAAAACGTCGCCCTCACCCGCGACATCGTGGAACTCGCCCATGGCTGCGGTATCCCGGTGGAAGCCGAGCTGGGCTATGTGCCTGGCGTGGAGGGGGAGGATGCCGCCCTGCACCCGGGGGAGCTAAACATGACAGAGCCGGAAGAGGCGGCGCGTTTCGTCGCTGAGACCGGCTGTGACTGTCTGGCGGTCTCCGTGGGCACGGTGCACGGCCGCATGCGGGGCACCCCGGCGCTGGATTTTGGTCGCCTTGCAGCCATTCGCGACGCGGTGGCGGTGCCCCTGGTCATCCACGGGGGCACCGGCCTCCTCGATGACCAATACCGCTGCCTGGTGGAAGCCGGCATGACCAAGCTCAACTATTACACGGCGCTGTCGGATGCCGCGGCGGATTGCATTCGCGCCAACGCGGGCGTGGCTGGCGCGGGTTATCCCCAGCTTCTGGCGGGCGTGCGGGAGGCCATTGCCCGCGAGGTCTCACGCATGAATGCCCTGCTGGGCGCCACGGGACGGGCGCAGGAAGTGGCGGCAGCCTGCCGGCCGTGGCGGGAAGTGTTGCACAGCATCGGCTTCAACTTGCCGGCGGAAATGCCCCCCGAGGCGCGGGAGGCGCTGCTGCGGCAGGGTGTGAAGACCCTGTCGGCGATTCCCGGCGTGCGTGCCGTGGAAGCCGGTGTCGCCCTGCGCGGGGATGCCCGTTATCATTATTGCTGGAGCATCCGTTTCAGCGCGCCGGAAGTGGTGGAGTCCTATGCGCGCCATCCGGCCCATTGCGATTATGCGGATCGCTTCTTCCGGCCCGCGGCGACGGACCGCCTCACCATCGATTACCGCCTCGATCACCATGACTGA
- a CDS encoding tetratricopeptide repeat protein, with product MSLLIKALQSVERKPAAEKTADWQLAPREDAPARPAQAAAELMRSREDHPENRRLMILLALLVTVVLGMGGYFYVAIYMPWLFLPKPPAAPVPPPTASSAAPVTSPAVPVTSPAGPIAPLAVAAASPRPHPPAPPQVLPQAPSQPGPAVRPVAGQPAKTQSAEAAWLKPVRNATTPSAVNEAYALLKAGRHAEAQAAYEKLALTEPDNPDVWLGLAVLADTAHRHEDAARLYARVLEKDSRNAYAQAALIALLGRSEPLAAEARLRALIAEQPAAYLHFALGNLLAGQGRWREAQQAYFEAQRLDSEVADYAFNLAVSLEHLGEAKAAADYYRRALTLAEKHGGAHFDPAQARSRLERLASP from the coding sequence ATGAGCCTGCTCATCAAGGCCCTGCAGAGTGTGGAGCGCAAACCCGCCGCAGAAAAAACGGCCGACTGGCAACTTGCCCCCAGGGAAGACGCCCCGGCGCGTCCCGCCCAGGCGGCGGCGGAACTGATGCGCAGCCGCGAGGATCACCCTGAGAACCGGCGGCTGATGATCCTCCTTGCGCTGCTCGTCACTGTTGTGCTGGGCATGGGGGGCTATTTCTACGTGGCCATCTATATGCCCTGGCTTTTCCTGCCGAAGCCCCCGGCGGCCCCTGTCCCGCCGCCCACGGCTTCCAGCGCCGCGCCTGTCACCTCCCCGGCGGTGCCCGTCACCTCCCCCGCCGGACCCATCGCACCGCTGGCGGTTGCAGCGGCCTCCCCTCGTCCGCATCCACCCGCCCCGCCCCAGGTCTTGCCCCAGGCGCCCAGCCAGCCCGGCCCCGCGGTGCGTCCCGTGGCGGGGCAGCCGGCGAAGACCCAAAGCGCCGAGGCGGCCTGGCTCAAACCCGTGCGCAACGCCACCACCCCCTCCGCCGTGAATGAGGCCTATGCCCTGCTCAAGGCGGGGCGCCACGCCGAAGCCCAGGCCGCCTACGAGAAACTCGCCCTCACCGAACCAGACAATCCGGATGTCTGGCTGGGACTGGCGGTGCTGGCCGACACCGCCCACCGCCACGAGGACGCAGCCCGTCTCTACGCGCGGGTGCTGGAGAAGGACAGCCGCAACGCCTACGCCCAGGCGGCGCTCATTGCCCTTCTCGGCCGCAGCGAGCCTTTGGCGGCGGAAGCCCGCCTGCGCGCCCTGATCGCCGAGCAGCCGGCCGCCTATCTCCATTTTGCCCTGGGCAATCTGCTCGCCGGCCAGGGGCGCTGGCGTGAGGCGCAACAGGCCTATTTCGAGGCCCAGCGCCTGGACAGCGAAGTGGCCGATTACGCCTTCAACCTCGCCGTCAGCCTGGAACATCTGGGCGAGGCCAAAGCCGCCGCCGATTATTACCGCCGCGCCCTGACGCTCGCGGAAAAACACGGCGGCGCCCATTTCGATCCCGCCCAGGCGAGAAGCCGCCTGGAGCGACTCGCCAGCCCTTAA
- a CDS encoding AAA family ATPase: MYLEFFGLREPPFRITPNPDFFFPGGNRGAILDALIYAVTHGEGIVKVIGEVGSGKTMLCRMLEASLPATVDTVYLANPSMGPEEILHAIALDLQLPVAAEAPRLQVMQALHEHLLKRHGEGRQVVLFVEEAQAMPLPTLEEIRLLSNLETRHHKLLQIVLFGQPELDELLTDPAIRQLRERIVHSFHLDPLNAVDTRAYLNFRMRQAGYKGPDVFSAGAVREIARASLGLTRRINIIADKALLLAYTERTHEVTARHVLAAARDSEFIDFSRPQPARPWRGLLLLLCGGLVGFALARLWPPAPARPAPAAPLAVPAPSPAPPPAPAAKPAGLAEQRFAATEAWLASAPEDTFSIHIQLIHATQPEKLERYLQELGKLVEIERVFVYRTRAGGKPAVSVLYGSFASRAAAQEAMQNLPASLRAQRPYLRSVRGVRLELSQR; encoded by the coding sequence GTGTATCTCGAGTTTTTCGGTCTCAGAGAACCCCCCTTCCGCATCACGCCCAATCCGGATTTCTTTTTCCCGGGGGGCAACCGCGGCGCCATCCTCGATGCCCTGATCTACGCTGTCACCCATGGCGAAGGCATCGTCAAGGTGATCGGCGAGGTGGGCAGCGGCAAGACCATGCTTTGCCGCATGCTGGAGGCAAGCCTCCCCGCCACCGTGGATACCGTCTATCTCGCCAACCCCAGCATGGGGCCGGAGGAGATCCTGCATGCCATCGCCCTCGATCTGCAGCTTCCGGTGGCGGCGGAGGCGCCCCGCCTGCAGGTCATGCAAGCCCTCCACGAGCATCTCCTGAAACGCCACGGCGAAGGCCGGCAGGTCGTTCTCTTCGTCGAGGAGGCGCAGGCCATGCCGCTGCCCACCCTGGAGGAGATTCGGCTCCTGTCCAATCTGGAGACACGCCACCACAAGCTTCTCCAGATCGTCCTCTTCGGCCAGCCGGAGCTCGATGAGCTGCTCACCGACCCGGCTATCCGCCAACTGCGGGAGCGCATCGTGCACAGCTTCCACCTCGATCCCCTGAATGCCGTGGACACCCGCGCCTACCTCAATTTCCGCATGCGGCAGGCGGGCTACAAGGGACCGGATGTATTCAGCGCCGGCGCTGTGCGGGAAATCGCGCGCGCCTCGCTGGGGCTCACCCGACGCATCAACATCATCGCCGACAAGGCCCTGCTGCTCGCCTACACCGAGCGCACCCATGAGGTGACGGCGCGCCACGTGCTCGCCGCCGCCAGGGATTCGGAGTTCATCGATTTCAGCCGGCCGCAACCGGCGCGGCCGTGGCGGGGCTTGCTTCTCCTCCTTTGCGGGGGGCTTGTCGGTTTCGCCCTCGCCCGGCTGTGGCCGCCCGCGCCGGCCCGCCCGGCACCCGCCGCCCCCCTGGCCGTGCCCGCGCCAAGCCCTGCACCGCCGCCGGCCCCGGCGGCCAAACCCGCGGGCCTTGCCGAGCAGCGCTTCGCCGCCACCGAGGCGTGGCTTGCCAGCGCCCCCGAAGACACCTTCAGCATCCATATCCAGCTCATCCATGCCACCCAGCCGGAAAAGCTCGAGCGCTATCTCCAGGAACTTGGCAAACTCGTTGAAATAGAGAGGGTTTTTGTGTACCGTACACGAGCGGGTGGCAAACCCGCCGTCAGTGTCCTCTACGGCAGTTTTGCCAGTCGGGCCGCCGCGCAGGAGGCCATGCAGAACCTGCCCGCCTCCCTTCGCGCCCAGCGCCCTTATCTGCGCAGCGTGCGCGGTGTGCGATTGGAGCTTAGCCAACGTTGA
- a CDS encoding threonylcarbamoyl-AMP synthase — protein MPEISRDVAYAVARLAAGGVVAIPTETVYGLAADARNVEAVGRVFAIKGRPADHPLIVHIGGAAQLSDWAKDIPAEAYTLARRFWPGPLTLVLKRLPDVPDVVTGGQDTVALRVPAHSLTLELLRRFGGGLAAPSANRFGRLSPTRPEHVVAELDGAVDFILDGGPCRVGLESTILDLTGDEPHLLRPGAVSLAALEAVLGRPVARGGKSRVRAPGGLPAHYAPATPLLLLAGDRLWQEAARQAATARIAVLTHSGAESLPRATVVTLPSRPEDYARELYATLRELDAGGFDLILVEAVPESEEWLAIADRLQRAAAGHRELGGSPQERG, from the coding sequence GTGCCCGAAATCTCCCGTGACGTGGCTTATGCGGTGGCGCGCCTTGCCGCCGGCGGGGTGGTGGCCATCCCCACGGAAACCGTCTATGGCCTGGCCGCCGATGCCCGCAACGTGGAGGCCGTGGGGCGGGTGTTCGCCATCAAAGGCCGGCCGGCCGACCACCCCCTCATCGTGCACATCGGCGGGGCGGCCCAGCTTTCCGATTGGGCCAAGGACATTCCCGCCGAGGCATACACCCTGGCGCGGCGGTTCTGGCCCGGTCCCCTCACCCTCGTGCTCAAGCGTCTGCCCGATGTGCCGGACGTGGTGACCGGCGGCCAGGATACCGTTGCCCTGCGCGTGCCGGCGCATTCCCTGACCCTTGAACTCCTGCGTCGTTTCGGCGGTGGCCTCGCGGCGCCTTCGGCCAACCGCTTCGGTCGCCTAAGCCCCACCCGCCCCGAACACGTGGTGGCGGAGCTTGACGGGGCGGTGGACTTCATCCTCGACGGGGGGCCCTGCCGGGTGGGGCTGGAATCCACCATCCTCGATCTCACCGGGGACGAACCCCACCTGCTGCGCCCGGGCGCCGTGAGTCTGGCGGCGCTGGAAGCTGTCCTCGGCCGGCCGGTGGCCCGGGGCGGGAAAAGCCGCGTGCGTGCGCCCGGTGGCCTGCCCGCCCATTATGCGCCGGCCACACCGCTTCTGCTCCTAGCCGGTGATCGGCTCTGGCAGGAGGCGGCGCGCCAGGCGGCGACGGCGCGCATCGCCGTGCTCACCCACTCGGGGGCGGAAAGCCTGCCCCGGGCCACCGTCGTCACGCTGCCTTCGCGTCCCGAGGACTATGCGCGGGAACTCTACGCGACGCTGCGGGAACTCGATGCGGGGGGCTTCGACCTCATCCTCGTCGAGGCCGTGCCCGAAAGCGAGGAGTGGCTTGCCATTGCCGACCGCCTGCAGCGCGCGGCGGCAGGGCATCGCGAGTTGGGGGGTTCCCCTCAGGAGAGGGGGTGA
- a CDS encoding GspE/PulE family protein — protein sequence MSEQRRKLRLGDLLVQQGLITQDQLRIALKEQERSQLPLGRQLTALGFVTEAVIRDIVAHTIGQESVDLSTVVADAEALKLVPQEFARRHNLLPLAFDAEKRRLVVAVADIFNVMALDQLRALVGPQVEIKPLLAGLAQLSEYIDLFYGYELSVDGILREIETGEVDYASLVTANGEMEYTQPVVRLVGALLADAVKRGASDIHFEPEFAFLRIRYRLDGVLEQIRSLHKTYWPSIAVRLKVMSGINIAETRAAQDGRFSLNLNGRPIDFRVSTQPTIWGENIVLRILDRERSIIPLEHMDLPADTLAALKRMLARPEGILIVTGPTGSGKTTTLYSLLTHINDETINIMTLEDPVEYPVTLMRQTSVNETVKMDFVNGIRSIMRQDPDVILVGEVRDRETAEMAFRAAMTGHQVFTTLHTNSALGTFPRLLDIGISPEIMAGNIIGVIAQRLVRVLCPHCKVPYNPDGEERAILGDVPQDTVIYGPVGCPQCRHKGYRGRLALMELLPMDSELDELVASRAPLHVLRKTALAKGFRTMAEDGVRRVLEGKTSLAEVGRVVDLTGRLR from the coding sequence GTGTCCGAACAACGCAGGAAACTCCGCCTCGGCGATCTCTTGGTGCAACAGGGGCTGATCACCCAGGATCAGTTGCGCATCGCCCTCAAGGAACAGGAGCGCAGCCAGCTTCCCCTGGGACGCCAGCTCACCGCACTGGGTTTCGTCACCGAGGCGGTGATCCGCGACATCGTCGCCCACACCATCGGCCAGGAAAGCGTGGATCTTTCCACCGTGGTGGCGGATGCCGAGGCCCTGAAACTGGTGCCGCAGGAATTCGCCCGCCGGCACAATCTCCTGCCTCTCGCCTTCGATGCGGAAAAGCGGCGCCTGGTGGTGGCGGTCGCCGACATCTTCAACGTCATGGCCCTGGACCAGTTGCGCGCCCTGGTGGGCCCGCAGGTGGAGATCAAACCCCTGCTGGCGGGACTTGCCCAGCTTTCCGAATACATCGATCTCTTCTATGGCTACGAGCTGTCGGTGGACGGCATCCTGCGCGAGATCGAAACCGGCGAGGTGGACTACGCGAGTCTTGTCACCGCCAACGGGGAGATGGAATACACCCAGCCGGTGGTGCGTCTGGTGGGCGCGTTGCTCGCGGATGCGGTCAAGCGCGGCGCCTCCGACATCCACTTCGAGCCCGAATTCGCCTTCCTGCGCATCCGCTATCGTCTGGATGGTGTGCTGGAACAGATCCGCAGCCTGCACAAGACTTACTGGCCCTCCATCGCCGTGCGACTCAAGGTGATGAGTGGCATCAACATCGCCGAGACCCGCGCCGCGCAGGATGGACGCTTCAGCCTCAACCTCAACGGCCGGCCCATTGATTTCCGGGTCTCCACCCAGCCCACCATCTGGGGCGAGAACATCGTCCTGCGCATCCTCGACCGGGAACGCTCCATCATTCCCCTGGAGCACATGGATCTGCCCGCCGACACCCTGGCCGCCCTCAAGCGCATGCTGGCGCGGCCGGAGGGCATCCTCATCGTCACCGGTCCCACCGGCTCCGGCAAGACCACTACGCTCTACTCCCTGCTCACCCACATCAACGACGAGACCATCAACATCATGACCCTGGAGGACCCGGTGGAATATCCGGTCACCCTCATGCGCCAGACCTCGGTGAACGAGACGGTGAAGATGGACTTCGTCAACGGCATCCGCTCCATCATGCGTCAGGACCCGGACGTCATCCTGGTGGGGGAGGTGCGCGACCGGGAAACCGCAGAGATGGCCTTCCGCGCCGCCATGACGGGGCATCAGGTGTTCACCACCCTGCACACCAACTCGGCCCTGGGCACCTTTCCCCGGTTGCTGGACATCGGCATTTCGCCGGAGATCATGGCCGGCAACATCATCGGCGTCATCGCCCAGCGTCTGGTGCGCGTGCTCTGCCCCCATTGCAAAGTGCCCTACAATCCGGATGGGGAGGAACGCGCGATCCTGGGCGATGTTCCCCAGGACACGGTGATCTACGGCCCCGTGGGCTGTCCCCAGTGCCGCCACAAGGGTTATCGTGGGCGCCTGGCCCTGATGGAGCTACTGCCCATGGACAGTGAACTGGACGAACTGGTGGCAAGCCGCGCCCCCCTGCACGTGCTGCGCAAGACGGCGCTTGCCAAGGGTTTCCGCACCATGGCCGAGGACGGCGTGCGCCGCGTCCTCGAAGGCAAGACCAGTCTCGCCGAAGTGGGGCGGGTGGTGGACCTCACCGGCCGTCTGCGGTGA
- a CDS encoding type II and III secretion system protein, translating into MWRPIIAAIPPLWLTLALLGLAGCADSPRIPLSPGHISTPATPAASDIPAPVTAPPQLPPPKAAAKAPTYSVVVTEVPVKELLFALARDTQLNIDVHPNIQGVVTLNAINETLPAILDRIANQANIRYRLEGKTLIVEPDAPYLKAYRVDYVNLSRKTTSSIGVSAQVATTGGGTGAGAGAAAGSNASSTTVTTTSNNEFWEVLAANIRDILRTTRAAVLTAEERNARVEALRAAREERLQQAAAVARAGQAAPTLFKEVFGQGAQAPLEERKDDVIVNPVGGTVLVMATEAQHKLVQQYLQGVQAAANRQVLIEATIVEVTLKDEFSAGIDWQRALTSGAGAGFFFSTTPNLAVASPFFTLTYRNTNRDFTAAVKLLESFGEARVLSSPKLMVLNNQTSMLKVVDNLVYFSVDVQQGAQTTGGVIVQPTFTTTAHTVPVGVIMAVTPQINANGRVTLVVRPTITRKADVALDPNPELAKVNVKNEVPVIQVREMESVLQVASGETVVLGGLMQDDSAKNRDGLPGLTENPLTNFLVGKRDRKVKQTELVIFLRPTVIDHPSLTSSELSFYRRYLPKAEESPKP; encoded by the coding sequence GTGTGGCGCCCAATCATCGCTGCGATTCCCCCCCTCTGGCTCACTTTGGCCCTGCTGGGCCTGGCCGGCTGTGCCGATTCCCCCCGCATCCCCCTCTCACCGGGGCACATCAGCACTCCGGCCACCCCGGCCGCGAGCGACATTCCCGCGCCGGTCACCGCGCCGCCGCAGTTGCCACCGCCCAAGGCCGCAGCCAAGGCACCCACTTACAGCGTGGTGGTCACCGAGGTGCCGGTGAAGGAACTCCTCTTCGCCCTGGCCCGGGATACCCAGCTCAACATCGACGTCCATCCCAACATCCAGGGTGTTGTCACCCTCAACGCCATCAACGAAACGCTGCCGGCCATCCTCGACCGCATCGCCAATCAGGCGAACATCCGTTACCGCCTCGAAGGCAAAACCCTGATCGTCGAGCCCGACGCCCCCTACCTCAAGGCCTATCGCGTCGATTACGTGAATCTGAGCCGCAAGACCACCTCCAGCATCGGCGTCTCCGCACAGGTGGCCACGACCGGCGGCGGCACCGGTGCCGGTGCCGGAGCCGCGGCGGGGAGCAATGCTTCCAGCACCACCGTCACCACCACTTCCAACAATGAGTTCTGGGAGGTGCTTGCCGCCAACATCCGCGACATCCTGCGCACCACCCGCGCCGCCGTCCTCACCGCGGAGGAACGCAATGCGCGGGTGGAGGCATTGCGGGCGGCGCGGGAGGAGCGTCTCCAGCAGGCCGCGGCGGTGGCGCGGGCCGGTCAGGCGGCCCCCACGCTGTTCAAGGAGGTATTCGGCCAGGGCGCGCAGGCGCCACTCGAGGAGCGCAAGGACGACGTCATCGTCAACCCCGTGGGGGGTACCGTGCTGGTGATGGCCACGGAAGCGCAGCACAAGCTGGTGCAGCAGTATCTGCAAGGCGTGCAGGCGGCGGCCAACCGGCAGGTGCTCATCGAAGCCACCATCGTCGAGGTGACCCTGAAGGACGAATTCAGCGCCGGCATCGATTGGCAGCGGGCGCTCACCAGCGGCGCGGGGGCCGGCTTCTTTTTCAGCACCACGCCCAATCTCGCTGTCGCCTCGCCCTTTTTCACCCTCACCTACCGCAACACCAACCGCGACTTCACCGCGGCGGTGAAGTTGTTGGAATCCTTCGGTGAGGCGCGGGTGTTATCCAGCCCCAAACTCATGGTGCTCAACAACCAGACCTCCATGCTCAAGGTGGTGGACAACCTGGTGTATTTCTCGGTCGATGTGCAACAGGGGGCGCAGACCACGGGTGGGGTGATCGTCCAGCCCACCTTCACCACCACCGCCCATACCGTCCCGGTGGGGGTCATCATGGCGGTGACGCCGCAAATCAACGCCAATGGGCGGGTGACGCTGGTGGTGCGCCCCACCATCACGCGCAAGGCAGATGTGGCGCTGGACCCCAATCCGGAGCTGGCCAAGGTCAACGTGAAAAACGAAGTGCCGGTGATCCAGGTGCGGGAGATGGAATCCGTGCTGCAGGTGGCGAGTGGGGAAACCGTGGTGCTGGGCGGACTCATGCAGGATGACAGCGCGAAAAACCGCGACGGTCTGCCCGGGCTCACGGAAAATCCCCTCACCAACTTCCTCGTCGGCAAACGGGATCGCAAGGTCAAACAGACCGAGCTGGTGATCTTCCTGCGGCCGACGGTGATCGACCATCCCAGCCTCACCAGCAGCGAGCTTTCCTTCTACCGCCGCTACCTGCCCAAGGCCGAAGAATCGCCCAAGCCATGA